GCCTCACCGAGCCGTCGACCAGCGGTGCGCCTGTTCTCGAACGGCGGGGAGCGGTTGCGTACCATACTGGTTAGTTCGCTGTCGATACGCAAATATTTCCGCATTCTGGCAGCTTCGGAGTTGTCGAATGTGCCAGCCCCGGCGAAAAGTCTCCTTACTCGGCATCCAGTGCCGCGGCAACCGCTTCGAGTTCTCCCTTCCGAAACGGTTGCTCCGCGTCCGCCGGGTCGTCATCCTCGCGCTCGCCGATCTTCCAGAGGATCCCCGCTCGCATCTGTGGCTTCGACGGCAGCCGGTCTGTGTCGATCTCGTATCCGACAGCCTCACAGATCGCCGCCAGTGCTTCCTTGGTGAAGGCAGTCGAGACCGGGCGTTCGTACCGCCCGACAGCCTCGCGAATCTCGTTCTGCAGTTCGTCAACGGTCGGTGACATATGCCTACTGGCGGCGGGACTGGTTGTGTAAATTCCGGTCCGGTTACGCTGTCGCGCCGCCCGCAACGGGGGCACCCGTCCGAGGGATACCGGCCCGCCAGCGCAGTTCCGCCCGCAAGACGTGACCGAACTCCGCCCCGCGATGGCAACTCGGACACAGCGAGACGACGTTGTCCAGCGTGTGTGCATCCCGGACGGCGAGGGCCGGCATCGCGGCGAACAGCCGGACCGGCACGATATGGTGCACGTCCGGGTTCCGCCCCAGTTCGTCGGCATCAGTCCCACACAGCACGCAGGCGTGGTCGTCCCGCTCTAGAGCCCGCTCACGCACCGCCCGCCAGCCCGGCCCGTAGTCGCCGACGCCGCCGCCACGCCAGTTCGGATGCCCGTCGCCGGTGAACGCCGAGTCCGCGTTTAGACTCGAACGTTTGGTCACAGGAGGGACATCCGTGATTCACCAGCAGAAAGTACTACTGTTTTATACAAGGTAAATTGACGGAGGCCAAGGTGAAGCTAGAACTTGGATGGGTGAAAGTGCCGTAATCGGGTGTTAGAAGGCCTAAGTCCGGGCGCGGGAATTGAACCCGCCTCTTAGCCACCACAAGGCTAAAGGATGCCACTACCCCAGCCCGGACACGCTTGCTGAAGCATTCATAGGTATTCCGCTGGAACAGAAATACGTTACGAATCGGACCACCCGGTCGTTGGCAGGCTCTTAGCGGAACGGTTGTTCGACGTGCTGTTGCCAGAACCGGTCGTCGAGATACGAGTCGTCGATGCCAGAGTAACCCGCGGCGCTGGCAACGGGACAGACAGTTGCCCACAGAATCCGCTGAACAACGTTTGGCACGGCTGCCAGCATCGTTTCGTCGGACAGCTCCCGCCCGATGACCAGAGAGTGAATCAGGTCGGGTTCGGCGTAGCCGCCATCGTCATCGAACGCGCCGGTGTGATCCAGTCCCCAGAGCGTGTAGAGGGCGCGAACGGTCCGCATCGATGGGAGTTCGGCCCGGAACGCAACGACCCTGTCAGTGTCATTGCGGAACGTGTGGGCAGTCCCTGATTCGATGGTGGTTTCCTCACCGGGGCCGAGCCGTGCTGGAGTGCCATCGGCGACGACTGTAAGTGTGCCATCGACCGCCTCAAATGTCTCTGTCGTCGGATGGACGTGGGCCGGGGGCGAACTTGCGTCCGGGGCCAGCCACTGGAGGAGGACCGGTCGCCCATCGGGACTGCTATCCGAATCAGCCAACAGTGTCGCCCAAGTGCCGGTCCCAGGACTGGATGCTAGCGCTCGTGGAGAGTCACGGAGGAGAGTGGCAGCACGGCCATCGGGGTCGATTTCCAGAGCAGAGCCATCAAGAGGGGTCCCAGACGCATCGAGTGGCCGGCCAGTTCGAAGACAGCGGGAAGCATCGAGAGTGGGCATTGTGTGAACACAGCAACGGCAGGGTACTGGCTCTTCTGTGGGGTATACGAGTGGGGTTTATACGCCAGCCAGTCCCAGCCTCGGTGGTGAAGCGTCTTCAGGTCACCGCCGAAATCGAGCCGGCGCTTGCACCGCCGTTTTATACGATGCTTGCCGATTCGCCACAAATCGATGAGACGCGAGTACTGGCGTGGAACACGAGCGCCGAAGGCGTCCGAACAGTGCTGTTCGCCATCAACGGTGCCGTAGACAGCTTCGGGTCAAGCGCCCCGGACACGGCGGGCATCAACTCAGTGCAGGTGGCGGCACCCGAAGCGGCGTGGTCGTACGCGCTTGTCGAAGTCGCACCGCAGGAAGCACCGGTGTTCGACGCGATTAATCAGGCGCGGAGCCGGCCAGGACTGGTCGTACGGATGCCAATAGTCTACCGTGAAGGGACAATGCGGTTCCGGGTCGTCGGCGACCCCGACGCGCTTCAGGCCAGCTTTGCTGCGGCACCGGATGGGTTGTCCGTCCGCCTCGACGAGATCGGTCAGATGCAAGGCCCGCCAGATCAGCCGGGGACAACACTAAGCGAGCGCCAACGCGAGGTCCTCGAAGTGGCAGTCGACCGAGGATACTACAACCATCCCCGAGAGACGACTCACGAGGAGATCGCGGATGCGGTCGGCTGTGCGCCGTCAACTGTTAGCACGCACCTCCAGAAGGCAGAAGCAGAGGCCGTCATGAGCTTGGTCAGCGATTTCAGTTGAGCAACCAACCGGCCGGTCAACGCTTCGAGATGCTTTTACACAGCCGACGCGTACAGAGAGGCACGCGTGGCCATCACGGACAAAATCTACGTCAAGAACCACCAGCAACTCGCCTCTCAGCTAGAGACGAGTTTCCCGAAAGGGGCGTTCAAGGGTGCGACGCTTGATATCCTCTTTCAGGGGGAGGGGCTGGCAAAGCTCGACGAAGCCTCTAGAGAGCGAGTGCTTGACTTCGCGGAAGATTTTCTGGACTGTGACTGTGAGGCCAACCCACACTGTGGCTGTGCCGAGCGGAAGTTCATATCCTACCTGCTGGAGTTGCGCGAGCAGGGGATGGGTCCGGACGCAATCGTCGACGTAATGAGCGACGATTACATGCTGTATGCGTATCCGGGCGACGTACTGTCCTTCCTCGATAACTCCGTCAGAACGTTAGAAGCCGTGGAAACCCTAGCCGACGTCGATGGGCGCGACGACGTGGCCGAGGACGTACAGCAGAAACGCCAGCGGTTACTCTAAGTCGTCGAAGCTACCGATGCGATAGGAGGCGTCCTCTTCTTCGCCCTGATCTAAGTCTTCGAGGTGGATGACCTCGTCTTGGTCCATCTCGTCGAGTTGCTGGCGGAGCTTCGTGACGTAGCGCTTGTGTTCTTCCAGTTGTTCGCGGAGGTGCTCGGCTTCGAGTTCGAGCCGTTCGTGCTCGCGGACGAAGCTTTTCGGGACTTCGACTTTCGGTGGGAAGCTCTCGGTGCTGGTCTCGGTCGCGTCGTCTTCGAACTCGTGTTCCGGGGCGACCTTCACCTGACCGTCGTGGGAAACAAGCGTGTCGACGTAGTCCCGGAAAACTGCGGACAGAGAGATATCGCGCTCCTCGGCGATTTCGCGGAGGGTTTCGAATTTGTCCTCGCTGACGCGAAAGGAGATGGTCTTGTTTTTGTTGCCCATAGTTATGTACTGTTTTAGTAGCAACGTATTTAATCGTTTGTCAGACGCTACCACCGGCGCGTGCCACTGGCAACGCTCGAACCGCTGTGATTTAACAGCCGGCCGACCCCCGTTCCGGACAGAGATGGCGACAGACATCGACGCAACCGCTCACCACTTCGGTATCATCGTTAGCGACCTAGATCGGGCAGTCGAGTTCTACCGCGACGTTTTAGGACTCGATGTACTGACGCGTTTTTCCGTCGGTGACGAGGCGTTCGGCACCGCCGTCGACATCGAGGGAGCCAGCGCCGAACTGGTACATCTTGACGCTGGCGACGCGCGCTTGGAACTTGCGACATACGAACCGGAAGGCGAGGCGATGCCGGACCCAGACCTCAACCGACCGGGGGCGACCCATCCGGGGCTGGAAGTCGACGACCTCGACGCTGTTGCCGACCGACTCCCCGACGACGTTGAAACCCTCAGCGGCCCGCAGACGACCGAGAGCGGGACGACGATCATGTTCGTCGTCGACCCAGAGGGGAACCGCATCGAGCTGTTGGAGCCGTAACGTCAGTCGCAAAAACCGCCGGCAGCGTCGAGGTTAGTCGGCGCTAGCTTCGGCCT
The Haloarcula sp. CBA1129 genome window above contains:
- a CDS encoding cupin domain-containing protein — translated: MPTLDASRCLRTGRPLDASGTPLDGSALEIDPDGRAATLLRDSPRALASSPGTGTWATLLADSDSSPDGRPVLLQWLAPDASSPPAHVHPTTETFEAVDGTLTVVADGTPARLGPGEETTIESGTAHTFRNDTDRVVAFRAELPSMRTVRALYTLWGLDHTGAFDDDGGYAEPDLIHSLVIGRELSDETMLAAVPNVVQRILWATVCPVASAAGYSGIDDSYLDDRFWQQHVEQPFR
- a CDS encoding helix-turn-helix domain-containing protein, with protein sequence MKRLQVTAEIEPALAPPFYTMLADSPQIDETRVLAWNTSAEGVRTVLFAINGAVDSFGSSAPDTAGINSVQVAAPEAAWSYALVEVAPQEAPVFDAINQARSRPGLVVRMPIVYREGTMRFRVVGDPDALQASFAAAPDGLSVRLDEIGQMQGPPDQPGTTLSERQREVLEVAVDRGYYNHPRETTHEEIADAVGCAPSTVSTHLQKAEAEAVMSLVSDFS
- a CDS encoding DUF5814 domain-containing protein: MAITDKIYVKNHQQLASQLETSFPKGAFKGATLDILFQGEGLAKLDEASRERVLDFAEDFLDCDCEANPHCGCAERKFISYLLELREQGMGPDAIVDVMSDDYMLYAYPGDVLSFLDNSVRTLEAVETLADVDGRDDVAEDVQQKRQRLL
- a CDS encoding CopG family transcriptional regulator, translated to MGNKNKTISFRVSEDKFETLREIAEERDISLSAVFRDYVDTLVSHDGQVKVAPEHEFEDDATETSTESFPPKVEVPKSFVREHERLELEAEHLREQLEEHKRYVTKLRQQLDEMDQDEVIHLEDLDQGEEEDASYRIGSFDDLE
- a CDS encoding VOC family protein — encoded protein: MATDIDATAHHFGIIVSDLDRAVEFYRDVLGLDVLTRFSVGDEAFGTAVDIEGASAELVHLDAGDARLELATYEPEGEAMPDPDLNRPGATHPGLEVDDLDAVADRLPDDVETLSGPQTTESGTTIMFVVDPEGNRIELLEP